A genome region from bacterium HR11 includes the following:
- the zraR_10 gene encoding Transcriptional regulatory protein ZraR: MPAVLIVDDEPEIRHLIRRCLQALDVTCLEAASGQEAVESVRRHDPAVVLLDVRLPDMHGLEVLRAVRQVSPGTSVLMLTAFDDSRIAVQAIQQGADDYMTKPLDVDRLVRRVRELLEAGRLRADLEAVGEPAESDVHFYGLVGRSASIRRVFQWIRRIAPTDMPVLITGESGTGKRRVAEVIHRLSPRAQGPFVTVDCGTLPAHLLESELFGYERGAFTGADQRKVGRIELAQGGTVLLDEIANLPPDGQVKLLQALDEKVVFRLGGTTPVQLDVRIVVASNQDLRGLVERGQFREDLYYRLNVFELRLPPLRERPEDIPLLVEYFLRHFSERYGKTVRGFHPEAMALLLRHTWPGNVRELRNVVERGIVLADRWIGVEHLPPEIQALAGERLDVREAESFAQRAHALLEETEKYILREALDRAGGNRQVAARLLGISLRTLYYKMDRYFPKEGRRRRETAGDG, encoded by the coding sequence ATGCCTGCCGTCCTCATCGTGGACGACGAGCCCGAAATTCGCCACTTGATTCGCCGATGCCTCCAGGCGCTGGACGTCACCTGTCTGGAGGCGGCCTCGGGTCAGGAGGCCGTCGAGTCCGTCCGCCGACACGACCCGGCGGTCGTCCTTCTGGACGTCCGACTCCCGGACATGCACGGACTGGAAGTCCTGCGGGCGGTCCGCCAGGTCTCGCCCGGGACGTCCGTCCTCATGCTGACGGCCTTCGACGATTCCCGGATCGCCGTCCAGGCGATTCAGCAGGGGGCCGACGACTACATGACGAAGCCTCTGGACGTCGACCGCCTGGTCCGGCGAGTCCGGGAACTCCTGGAAGCGGGGCGGCTCCGGGCCGACCTGGAGGCCGTGGGCGAGCCGGCCGAGTCGGACGTGCATTTCTACGGTCTCGTCGGGCGCTCGGCCAGCATCCGCCGGGTCTTCCAGTGGATCCGGCGTATCGCCCCGACGGACATGCCCGTCTTGATCACGGGGGAGAGCGGGACGGGCAAGCGGCGGGTCGCCGAGGTCATCCACCGGCTGAGCCCCCGGGCCCAGGGCCCCTTCGTGACCGTCGACTGCGGGACGCTCCCGGCCCACCTGCTGGAAAGCGAGCTCTTCGGGTACGAACGGGGCGCCTTCACGGGGGCCGACCAGCGGAAAGTTGGCCGCATCGAGCTGGCCCAGGGCGGGACCGTCCTGCTCGACGAGATCGCCAACCTCCCGCCCGACGGTCAGGTCAAGCTCCTGCAGGCCCTCGACGAGAAGGTCGTCTTCCGCCTCGGGGGGACGACGCCCGTTCAGCTGGACGTTCGGATCGTCGTCGCCTCGAATCAAGACCTCCGGGGCTTGGTCGAGCGGGGTCAATTCCGGGAGGACCTCTATTATCGGTTGAACGTCTTTGAGCTTCGTCTGCCGCCCCTGCGCGAGCGGCCGGAGGACATTCCCCTGCTCGTCGAGTACTTCCTGCGGCACTTTTCCGAACGCTACGGCAAGACCGTCCGGGGCTTTCACCCCGAGGCGATGGCCCTGCTCTTGCGGCATACCTGGCCGGGGAACGTCCGGGAGCTCCGTAACGTCGTCGAGCGGGGCATCGTCTTAGCCGACCGCTGGATCGGCGTCGAGCACCTGCCCCCGGAGATTCAGGCCCTGGCCGGGGAACGGCTCGACGTCCGGGAGGCCGAGTCCTTTGCTCAACGGGCCCACGCCCTCCTGGAGGAGACCGAAAAGTACATCCTCCGAGAAGCGCTCGACCGAGCCGGCGGGAATCGGCAAGTCGCGGCCCGCCTCTTAGGCATCAGCCTGCGGACGCTGTATTACAAGATGGACCGGTACTTTCCGAAGGAGGGCCGCCGACGCCGGGAGACGGCGGGGGATGGATAG
- the galE_4 gene encoding UDP-glucose 4-epimerase, producing METALVTGGAGFLGLQLVRRLQDEGVAVRILDREPPDETWLARPADFVEGDIRDPSVVAQAVRDVEVVFHLAAVLPVAKAGRAYDEVNVHGTRLLLEVCQANRVRRVVFVSSSAVYGIPRRCPVTEETPFRPLGAYGRSKARAEQVCRAFRARGLDVMVLRPRTVIGPGRGGILTLLFRYVAEGRRVYLIGRGTNRFQLISSEDLVEACVRAARAAVPGDDFNVGAAEYRTLREDLQGLIDHAGTGARLCPLPAVPVKTVLWLLDHLGLSPLVDWHYRTPDKDFYFDIRKARDLLGWEPRDSNVRALIKGYEWYRAHRAEIDRRVGTTHRKSVREGILQWVRRWS from the coding sequence ATGGAGACGGCCTTAGTGACCGGCGGAGCCGGCTTTCTGGGCTTACAGCTCGTGCGACGCCTCCAGGATGAGGGCGTGGCCGTCCGCATCCTGGACCGGGAGCCGCCCGACGAGACCTGGCTGGCCCGGCCGGCCGACTTCGTCGAGGGTGACATCCGGGACCCCTCGGTCGTGGCCCAGGCCGTCCGGGACGTGGAGGTCGTGTTCCACCTGGCGGCCGTCCTGCCGGTGGCCAAGGCGGGTCGGGCCTACGACGAGGTCAATGTCCACGGGACCCGTCTTCTCCTTGAGGTCTGTCAGGCGAACCGGGTCCGCCGGGTCGTGTTCGTTTCGAGCAGTGCCGTATACGGGATTCCCCGGCGGTGCCCCGTCACTGAAGAGACGCCCTTTCGACCCCTGGGCGCCTACGGTCGGTCGAAGGCCCGGGCCGAGCAGGTGTGTCGGGCATTCCGGGCCCGGGGCCTGGACGTCATGGTCCTCCGGCCCCGGACGGTCATCGGTCCCGGCCGGGGCGGCATCCTGACGCTCCTGTTTCGGTATGTCGCCGAGGGCCGTCGCGTGTACCTCATCGGTCGGGGGACGAATCGGTTTCAGCTCATCAGTAGCGAGGACCTCGTCGAGGCGTGCGTCCGGGCCGCCCGGGCGGCTGTCCCCGGGGATGACTTCAACGTCGGCGCCGCCGAGTACCGGACCTTGCGGGAAGACCTCCAGGGCCTGATCGACCACGCCGGGACGGGCGCCCGCCTGTGCCCCCTCCCGGCCGTGCCCGTTAAGACGGTCCTCTGGCTCCTGGACCACCTCGGCCTCTCGCCGCTGGTGGACTGGCACTACCGGACGCCGGACAAGGACTTCTACTTCGACATCCGGAAGGCCCGGGACCTCCTCGGATGGGAGCCCCGGGACAGCAACGTCCGGGCCCTCATCAAGGGCTATGAGTGGTACCGGGCCCACCGGGCCGAAATCGACCGTCGCGTCGGGACGACGCACCGGAAGTCCGTCCGGGAGGGCATCCTCCAGTGGGTCCGCCGGTGGTCGTGA